One window from the genome of Sphaerotilus microaerophilus encodes:
- a CDS encoding alpha/beta fold hydrolase has translation MIPVEARALPSARALPGAQTWAVQAGGITLAVELSGPPGGEPLLLVPGLGMQLTDWPTGLVAELGAAGFCVICADPRDLGLSQPMDDLGRAPVHATVLTQMFGLRSRVPYTLADLAQDAVHLLDTLGIGRAHVCGASMGGMVAQHLAASHPQRLRSLTLMMSSSGSPWLPRGHPQVLQQMFSRPPPRAHFDELVAHFARLHRSIGSPNWPEPEQELEARVRTGLLRAYRPQALERQAVAVMADGDRSALLRHITAPTAVIHGGADPLVPPAAGRDLAKRIQGAVLDEIPGMGHDFPEALWPRFVADLLSVARRAAAAG, from the coding sequence ATGATCCCCGTCGAGGCCCGGGCGCTGCCATCGGCCCGGGCGCTGCCGGGGGCACAGACCTGGGCGGTGCAGGCCGGCGGGATCACCCTGGCGGTGGAGCTGTCCGGGCCGCCCGGCGGAGAGCCCCTGCTGCTCGTGCCCGGCCTGGGCATGCAGCTGACCGACTGGCCCACCGGCCTGGTCGCCGAGCTGGGCGCCGCAGGCTTCTGCGTCATCTGCGCCGATCCGCGCGACCTGGGCCTGAGCCAGCCGATGGACGACCTCGGCCGCGCGCCGGTGCATGCCACCGTCCTCACGCAGATGTTCGGGCTGCGCTCGCGCGTGCCCTACACGCTGGCCGACCTCGCCCAGGACGCCGTGCACCTGCTCGATACCCTGGGCATCGGGCGCGCCCACGTCTGCGGCGCCTCGATGGGCGGCATGGTGGCGCAGCACCTCGCGGCCAGCCACCCGCAGCGCCTGCGCAGCCTCACGCTGATGATGAGCAGCTCGGGCTCGCCCTGGCTGCCCCGCGGCCACCCGCAGGTGCTGCAGCAGATGTTCAGCCGGCCACCGCCGCGTGCCCATTTCGACGAGCTGGTGGCCCACTTCGCCCGGCTGCACCGCTCCATCGGCAGCCCGAACTGGCCCGAGCCCGAACAGGAACTGGAGGCGCGCGTGCGCACGGGCCTGCTGCGCGCCTACCGGCCGCAGGCGCTGGAGCGCCAGGCCGTGGCCGTGATGGCCGACGGGGACCGCTCGGCGCTGCTGCGGCACATCACCGCGCCCACCGCGGTCATCCACGGCGGCGCCGACCCGCTCGTGCCGCCGGCCGCGGGGCGTGACCTGGCCAAGCGCATCCAGGGCGCCGTCCTCGACGAGATCCCGGGCATGGGCCACGATTTTCCCGAGGCGCTCTGGCCCCGCTTCGTGGCGGACCTGCTCAGCGTGGCGCGGCGTGCGGCCGCCGCTGGCTGA